The following proteins are co-located in the Phragmites australis chromosome 10, lpPhrAust1.1, whole genome shotgun sequence genome:
- the LOC133883570 gene encoding putative pentatricopeptide repeat-containing protein At2g02150 — MLSLPPRRHLLRLCARRNPTLLRLSLAATAAALSTAPTAASAGATPISDRLRLLRSLHAVAPDHLLSHPLPSSAHVCLAAHLAARARLFAHSRRLLARLLGAGHRPYLTASLVDLLHRAALELGPRRSALPSVLDTLLSLLADRGLLDDAVRALARVRQLRVPPNTRTCNHILLRLARDRRAGLVRRLFEQLPAPNVFTFNIVIDFLCKEGELAEARELFKRMKATGCSPDIVTYNSLIDGYGKCGELEEVEQLVGEMRRSGCAPDVVTYNALINCFCKFGRMEKAYNYFGEMKRERVMTNVVTFSTFVDAFCKEGMVREAMKLFAQMKVRGMMPNEFTYTSLVDGTCKAGRLDDAIVLLDEMVHHGVPLSVVTYTVLVDGLCKEGKVAEAGGVLRLMERAGVKANGLLYTTLIHGHFMNKNGERALDLLSEMKKKGMELDVSLYGTLIWGLCNVQKVEEAKSMLHKMDGCSLKPNNVIYTTIMDACFKAGKESEAIALLNKMLDSGFQPNVVTYCALIDGLCKAGSITEAVSHFNKMRDLGLDPNVQVYTALIDGFCKNGSLNKAVQLLNEMVDKGMPLDKVVYTCLIDGYLKQGNLEDAFALKAKMIESGLQLDLYCYTCFIWGFCNMNMMQEAREVLSEMIGNGITPDKMVYNCLISKYQKLGNMEEASNLQDEMESVLLSCTEDATASGSET; from the coding sequence ATGCTATCCCTCCCTccgcgccgccacctcctccgcctctGCGCTCGCCGGAATCCTACCCTCCTCCGCCTGTccctcgccgccaccgccgccgccctttCCACCGctcccaccgccgcctccgccggaGCCACTCCCATCTCcgaccgcctccgcctcctccgctcCCTCCACGCCGTCGCCCCCGACCACCTCCTCTCCCATCCCCTACCCTCTTCCGCTCACGTCTGCCTCGCCGCCCACCtagccgcccgcgcccgcctcTTCGCGCactcccgccgcctcctcgcccgCCTGCTCGGCGCCGGCCACCGGCCCTACCTCACCGCATCGCTCGTCGACCTCCTCCACCGCGCGGCGCTCGAGCTCGGGCCTCGCCGCAGCGCGCTCCCCTCCGTCCTCGACACGCTCCTCTCCCTGCTCGCCGACCGCGGACTCCTCGACGACGCCGTCCGTGCCCTTGCCCGCGTGCGCCAGCTGCGCGTGCCCCCAAACACCCGCACCTGCAACCACATTCTCCTCCGTCTCGCCCGCGACCGCCGCGCCGGGCTCGTCAGGCGGCTCTTCGAGCAGCTGCCCGCACCCAACGTGTTCACGTTCAACATCGTAATCGATTTCCTGtgcaaggagggggagcttgcGGAGGCAAGGGAACTGTTCAAGAGGATGAAGGCGACGGGCTGCTCGCCGGACATCGTCACTTACAATTCTTTGATTGACGGGTATGGCAAGTGCGGGGagctggaggaggtggagcagcTGGTTGGGGAGATGAGGAGGTCTGGATGTGCACCTGATGTTGTGACGTACAATGCATTGATCAATTGCTTTTGCAAGTTTGGGAGGATGGAGAAGGCGTACAACTACTTTGGTGAGATGAAGAGGGAGAGGGTGATGACAAATGTGGTCACATTTAGCACCTTTGTTGATGCATTTTGCAAAGAGGGGATGGTCAGGGAGGCAATGAAGCTGTTTGCACAGATGAAGGTGAGGGGAATGATGCCAAATGAGTTCACTTATACTTCGTTAGTCGATGGCACCTGCAAGGCAGGGAGGCTTGATGATGCCATTGTATTGCTCGATGAAATGGTACATCATGGGGTGCCACTGAGCGTGGTCACATACACCGTGCTGGTTGATGGCCTTTGCAAAGAGGGTAAGGTTGCAGAAGCGGGTGGTGTTTTGAGGCTGATGGAGAGAGCTGGTGTTAAAGCCAATGGGTTGCTGTACACTACACTAATCCACGGGCACTTCATGAATAAGAATGGTGAGAGAGCACTGGATTTGTTGAgtgagatgaagaagaaaggaatGGAACTTGATGTTTCACTCTATGGCACCCTCATTTGGGGTCTCTGTAACGTTCAAAAGGTGGAGGAAGCTAAAAGTATGTTACATAAAATGGATGGGTGCAGTTTGAAACCTAATAATGTCATCTATACGACAATAATGGATGCTTGCTTTAAAGCAGGAAAAGAGTCAGAGGCCATTGCCTTGTTGAACAAGATGCTGGATTCTGGGTTCCAACCTAATGTTGTAACTTATTGTGCATTAATTGATGGATTGTGCAAAGCAGGATCAATCACTGAGGCAGTCTCCCATTTTAACAAAATGAGAGACTTAGGTCTAGATCCAAATGTACAGGTTTACACTGCCCTAATTGATGGTTTTTGCAAGAATGGTTCCTTGAATAAGGCTGTTCAGTTGTTGAATGAAATGGTTGACAAGGGTATGCCTCTTGACAAAGTTGTGTACACATGTCTTATTGATGGGTACCTGAAGCAGGGAAATCTCGAGGATGCCTTTGCACTCAAGGCCAAGATGATCGAAAGTGGTTTGCAACTTGATCTCTATTGCTACACTTGTTTTATCTGGGGCTTCTGTAATATGAACATGATGCAAGAGGCTAGAGAAGTTCTTTCAGAAATGATTGGAAACGGTATTACTCCTGATAAGATGGTTTACAACTGTTTGATAAGCAAATACCAGAAATTGGGGAACATGGAGGAAGCATCAAATCTTCAGGATGAAATGGAAAGTGTTTTACTCTCTTGTACAGAAGATGCTACTGCTTCTGGTAGTGAAACTTGA